The Terriglobales bacterium genomic sequence GCGGCGTTGGTGAAGCCGAAGGGCGTGACCGGGCGCGCGGGCGGCAAGGATACAAAGAAGCTCAGCGAGGTGCCCTACGCCGACAAGATCCTGAAGGAAGTGATGCGTGGGCTGAAGGACCGCGAGATCGACGTGGCGCTGATCCGGGGCGAGAAATACATGATCAACAAGTGCCTGGGGATCAAGGCGAGCACGGGAACGTTCGCGCTGAAGCTGGAGAATCCCGACCTGCGGCTGGACGGCAGCGGCGTGAAGATGACGCTGAACATCCCGCGCATCGCGATGCACGCGCTGAAGGTCCGCATCCGCCCGAACACCAACCTGATGAAGAACCCGTGCAGCTTCAGCAAGCGCCACAAGGTGGGCGGGACCGCGAAGGACGTGAAGCTGGTGATGCGCTTCGACCCGGTGCTGGACATGCAGCAGTGCCAACTGGGCGGCGTGGGGAAGCCGGAGATCAAATGGCGGATCGGGGAGCTGAACCTGAAGCCGCTGCAGAACGACCTCGACAAGATCGCCAAGAACATGATCGAAGACGCGCTCACCAACGCATCGAACTTCAACCTGATGGACCGGACGACGGCGGCCTTCAACGCCGCGATCGGGGCAGAGTGCAAGAAGTGAGAGCGCATCACGCATGATCCGGAGGCTTGCGAGCGGCAAGTACCGCCTGTACTCGCGCAAGAAGGACCCGAAGACGGGCCGCCGGCGGAACCTGGGGACGTTCTCGTCGTTAGCCGCGGCGAAGAAGCACGAGCGCGCGGTGCAATTCTCCAAGCGGGGCTAAGGCCCGAAGATACTGGCCTGCGCTGGGTTCGCGCGTATAATCGCGCGACCCCAGAAAGACCATGGCCCTCACCCCTGGCAGCAAGCTTGGACCCTACGAGATCGTGTCGCCCGTCGGCGCGGGCGGCATGGGCGAGGTGTATCGCGCCAAAGACACGCGGCTCGACCGCGAGGTCGCGATCAAGGTGCTGCCGAGCGCGCTCGCTTCCGATCCCGACCTGCGCGCGCGGCTGGAGCGCGAGGCGCGCGCCATCAGCGCGCTGAACCATCCCAACATCTGCACGCTCTACGACGTGGGCCAGCACGACGGCACCGACTACCTGGTGATGGAGCTGCTGGAGGGCGAGTCGCTGGCAGAGCGGCTGCACAAGGGAGCGCTGCCGGTGGAGCAGGTGCTGGCGTATGGGCAGCAGATCGCCGACGCGCTCGAGAAGGCGCATCGCTCGGGCATCATCCATCGGGACCTCAAGCCGGGGAACATCGTGCTGACGAAGGGCGGCGCCAAGCTGCTCGACTTCGGGCTGGCCAAGCCGCGCGCGGCGGCGGCGGGCGCCGCCTTCTCCGGCGCCATCACCAAGACCACTCCCATCTCGCCCATCACGCAGCAGGGGACGGTGGTGGGGACGTTCCAGTACATGTCCCCCGAGCAGGTGGAGGGACAGGAAGCGGACGCGCGCTCCGACATCTTTGCGTTCGGCGCGGTGCTGTACGAGATGACGACCGGCAAGCGCGCGTTTGAGGGCAAGTCGCAGCTCTCGGTGGCCTCGGCCATCCTGGAAAAGGACCCCGAGCCGATCTCGAAGCTGCAGCCGATGACGCCGCCGGCGCTGGAGCACGTGGTCGTGACCTGCCTGGCGAAAGATCCGGAAGACCGCTTCCAGACGGCGCACGACGTGAAGCTGCAGCTCAAGTGGATCGCGGTGGGCGGCTCGACGGCGGTGGGGATGCCGGCGCTGAAGGCGACGCACCGCAAGCTGCGCGAGCGGCTGCTGTGGGCGGGACTGGCGGCGGCGCTGGCGCTGGCGGCCGGGATGGCGTGGCTGGTCCCGTGGTCGCCTCCGGCGCCGCGCCGGCTGGAGGCCAGCCTGCTGGCGCCCGAAAAGCGCTCCTTCTCCGCTTTCGATTTCGCGCTCTCGCCGGACGGCAACAAGCTCGCCTTCGTGACGATCGCGGAGGGGAGCCGTCCGCAGCTCTGGGTGCGGGGGCTGGACAGCAACGCGGCGCAACCGATCGCGGATACGGATGGGGCCTCGTTCCCGTTCTGGTCGGCCGACAGCCGGAGCATCGGGTTCTTCGCCGTCGGCAAGCTGAAGCGAGTGGAAGCCACCGGCGGCCCGGTGCAGACGCTGGCGGACGCCTCGGAGGGTCGCGGGGGAACCTGGAATCCGGAGGGCGTGATCCTGTTCACGCCGACCACGGGCGACGCGATCTATCGCATCCCGGCGACGGGCGGACCGGTCACGCAGCTCACCCACCTGGACGGCAAGTCGCAAACCTCGCACCGCTGGCCGTGGTTCCTTCCCGACGGCAAGCATTTCCTGCTGCTGGTGCGGGGCGGGACGAACGCGGCCGCCGCGGGCAAGAGCAAGGACAGCCAGAGCGGGATCTTCATCGGGGCGCTCGATTCGGGCGAGATCACGCAGGTGGCCCAAGGCGACCGCCGCCCGATGTACGCGGCCGGCTACATCCTTTATCCGCACGACAATTACCTGGAAGCGCAAGCGTTCGACGCGCGGGAGCGGAAAGTGTTGGGGAACCCGACGCCGGTGGTGGAACGACTGCTCACCGACGACCGCTGGACGGCTTCCTATTCGGTGTCGCAGGACGGCAAGCTGGCGTACCTCTCGGGGCTCGCGCAGACGACCGACCTGCGGTGGCGAGCGCGGGACGGCAAGTCATCCCCCTTGGCGATCCAAGGCTCGGCGTCGGTGATGCGGCTGGCGCCCGACGGCACGCGCGCGGCCGCCAGCATGAGCGAAGCGGGAGCGGCGCTCGATATCTGGATGCTGGACCTGAAGCGCAACCTGCGCACGCGCTTCACCTTCGCGCCGGGCGATGACGACGACCCGGTGTGGTCGGCGGACGGCAAGACCATCTACTTCGACTCCTCGCGCAGCGGCTCCTACAACC encodes the following:
- a CDS encoding protein kinase; this encodes MALTPGSKLGPYEIVSPVGAGGMGEVYRAKDTRLDREVAIKVLPSALASDPDLRARLEREARAISALNHPNICTLYDVGQHDGTDYLVMELLEGESLAERLHKGALPVEQVLAYGQQIADALEKAHRSGIIHRDLKPGNIVLTKGGAKLLDFGLAKPRAAAAGAAFSGAITKTTPISPITQQGTVVGTFQYMSPEQVEGQEADARSDIFAFGAVLYEMTTGKRAFEGKSQLSVASAILEKDPEPISKLQPMTPPALEHVVVTCLAKDPEDRFQTAHDVKLQLKWIAVGGSTAVGMPALKATHRKLRERLLWAGLAAALALAAGMAWLVPWSPPAPRRLEASLLAPEKRSFSAFDFALSPDGNKLAFVTIAEGSRPQLWVRGLDSNAAQPIADTDGASFPFWSADSRSIGFFAVGKLKRVEATGGPVQTLADASEGRGGTWNPEGVILFTPTTGDAIYRIPATGGPVTQLTHLDGKSQTSHRWPWFLPDGKHFLLLVRGGTNAAAAGKSKDSQSGIFIGALDSGEITQVAQGDRRPMYAAGYILYPHDNYLEAQAFDARERKVLGNPTPVVERLLTDDRWTASYSVSQDGKLAYLSGLAQTTDLRWRARDGKSSPLAIQGSASVMRLAPDGTRAAASMSEAGAALDIWMLDLKRNLRTRFTFAPGDDDDPVWSADGKTIYFDSSRSGSYNLYRKAADGSGTEELLLDNSNVKYPTSVSSDGRYLAYDTMDPSNKNQYDVMVLPLFGDKKPIPVASSGFSERLGVFSPDGKWMAYISNESGRTEVYVTSFPPTGAKFQISTGGGNSPKWRGDGKELFYYADDGHVVGVALTASGNTLQVGAATPLFAAPTTNVLYAFDVTRDGQHFLVLERPELGTNSLTLVVNWMTSLRK